A genomic window from Nematostella vectensis chromosome 9, jaNemVect1.1, whole genome shotgun sequence includes:
- the LOC116621497 gene encoding hemicentin-1 isoform X5: MDLNAYRSILFLSICGLRFVDAALSWVSNPYNGNTVYAQEGTSYTFDWRFSSTSTRSFSQWQVTKPPNYVATNIATKTGENGPVQVASAYNGRVTFESGNQVGFRLDSLQAADNGRYMCNLHFADGGFLTDTANLVVVVRPQITSSTPSPVSLEEGQSKTLNCVASGNPTPTITWYHNNIQVQQTASVTTSNYEITNAGRDKKGTYRCEARVIAGSFDFVASGSIEVKVEYKPVVIELTANQSVAKSASFVEFFCKAEGEPAVSSYSWFKGQTTAVSPIANDNSKYFISDGSNGEKRLRVNTLLKDDAGWYTCAARNSRGLGLGSSTYLTVLYAPEVMDITFIPSVTVDEYDDVTLRCISDGGPIPFFTWRFKNENKVIQGSGDRGRDLVVSRAKKDDAGNYTCVATNSQGVNQHSELLYVKHAPTITTLSTGAFDNGVVLNQRATLTCSADGYPTPTYEIKKDATTVHGPGGNGVYVINSVNYVDEDAEWSCIPKNEKGQGPTKRIRITVQVGPAFVTSLPPNDGTKTENETSNYTCTADGKPAPDILWFVNGRNVTVDSPELGRVTAQGSVSPANVKLIRVESVLHVMYSWLHDGNISCVARNPAGSVQQTTLLQVRYCPVVKTYADHPKNVTLDEGGDATFSCRTIGNPVTDYVEWYFNEVKIPDSRGNSFTRRNVGGRDAGLYSCRGFSTLCNRGGPLFGAHLFIKTGPRITFYPKVTRANETGSALLYCRVTGVPEPVVTWYKEGNATLLHTGKEFLVGNLTYQDSGNYICQAVNSEATDRATLELVVQVVPVITTDKPTDTDIAGEAGKVSSIRCSARSEPPAEYWWTRGSDRIPLTGSSPRVRSINDEGNSRTLMIEVASFGETYYCHARNIMGRDIQKYVIREKGPPDAPIDIRVVGVQVPNMRTVDVNITWTPGYSGGFPQQFTVHHKRATAGEYISTVPDPGNSWTVSNLQPFTAYNFMVQSQNVRGLSPNSAVLTYITPRSTLPPARGTFTVVRNPDDATQVFLSWTVNENVTATYIQYREEVPANARRRRDLDASNRENLDFVPDPDDFLYDDQFSDFDLLSDLPISRQRRADDAQVSYGRWVDVQGAQGLSPNDTEFTVVNLDASKVYQFRVIFLYPGETMADITDEMWLESPKIVPLPVPGKRSGGLSTDELIAIIGGCGGVLLILLVILGLCCIKRRKKPYGAGSVEMSQASGLNAYPSYAAGGPDIARVNNDIHRSYAGEDVEDDPFIEAHIATLQAVDGKKKKKPEPPVNYGYASQDSFRPQEMLLNPGSRAGLRGMSRSMGQLEGSPRSSYSAAGPQRDGATTLPAYHEPPSFEEAIRQSGRKSKNKNRSTGDLMDPPGRLMDDSDESSDTDRYYRPPSKLKLRPPSSDEDPGYSSVDVLSNGNRRSVPDAARLADQGLLDRSGPYARPMKPPKGKRGPPSSTTSDSVRDYRPPPADPFVDEPAWPGGYHDEYDSWPPPQYTAEDRASIPGIEDDYEPRDSRRRPISGNMLELEPDYRNDRLPDLPPRMPELHGSRGLMKEPPLRQYPRSTGAARFPRI, from the exons ATGGATTTGAACGCATATAGGTCTATTCTTTTCTTATCTATTTGTGGCTTGCGGTTCGTAG ATGCTGCTTTAAGCTGGGTCAGTAATCCATACAATGGTAATACAGTGTATGCGCAAGAAGGCACTAGTTACACCTTTGACTGGAGGTTTAGTAGCACTTCCACAAGAAGTTTcagtcaatggcaagttacAAAACCCCCTAATTATGTTGCTACAAATATTGCAACAAAGACTGGAGAAAATGGACCAGTGCAAGTAGCCTCAGCATACAATGGCCGTGTAACTTTTGAATCAGGAAACCAAGTTGGCTTTCGATTAGACTCCTTGCAAGCTGCTGATAATGGCCGATACATGTGTAATTTGCACTTTGCTGATGGAGGCTTCCTGACTGACACAGCAaatcttgttgttgttg TAAGGCCCCAGATCAcctcatcaacaccatcacctgTCTCCCTGGAGGAGGGACAAAGCAAAACGTTAAACTGTGTTGCCTCTGGAAATCCAACTCCAACCATAACATGGTACCATAATAATATACAAGTTCAACAGACAGCCTCAGTTACTACCTCCAACTATGAAATCACTAATGCTGGCCGTGACAAGAAAGGAACCTATCGATGTGAAGCTAGAGTTATTGCAGGAAGCTTTGATTTTGTGGCTTCTGGCAGTATTGAAGTTAAAGTTGAAT ACAAACCAGTTGTTATAGAACTCACAGCAAACCAATCTGTGGCCAAGAGCGCTTCGTTTGTGGAGTTTTTCTGCAAGGCTGAGGGTGAACCGGCAGTATCAAGCTACTCCTGGTTTAAAGGTCAAACCACTGCAGTGTCGCCAATAGCCAATGACAATAGCAAGTATTTTATATCTGATGGCAGCAATGGTGAGAAGCGACTGCGGGTTAACACCCTACTGAAAGACGATGCTGGCTGGTACACCTGTGCTGCACGTAATTCAAGAGGGCTTGGACTTGGGAGCTCCACCTATCTTACTGTGCTTT ATGCACCAGAAGTGATGGACATTACTTTCATTCCAAGTGTGACGGTAGATGAGTATGATGATGTGACCCTGAGATGCATATCAGATGGTGGACCAATACCCTTTTTCACCTGGAGAttcaaaaatgaaaacaag GTAATTCAAGGATCAGGGGACAGAGGAAGGGACTTGGTGGTGAGCCGGGCAAAGAAGGACGATGCTGGCAACTACACATGTGTTGCAACTAACTCGCAGGGCGTCAACCAGCACTCAGAGCTGCTCTATGTTAAAC atGCTCCGACCATCACCACTCTATCCACTGGTGCGTTTGACAATGGTGTCGTGCTGAATCAGAGGGCTACGCTCACCTGTAGCGCAGATGGGTACCCCACTCCTACCTATGAGATCAAGAAGGATGCCACCACTGTTCATGGGCCAGGTGGAAATGGCGTCTATGTCATCAACTCTGTGAATTATGTAGATGAAGATGCTGAATGGTCATGCATCCCCAAGAATGAGAAAGGGCAGGGACCTACCAAAAGGATACGGATCACTGTCCAAG TGGGTCCTGCATTTGTTACAAGTCTTCCTCCAAATGATGGCACCAAAACAGAGAACGAAACAAGTAACTACACATGTACCGCGGATGGCAAACCAGCACCAGACATACTCTGGTTTGTCAATGGCCGCAATGTCACAGTTGACTCCCCAGAGCTTGGCAGAGTGACTGCACAGGGATCTGTGAGCCCTGCTAATGTCAAGCTGATTCGTGTAGAGAGTGTGCTGCATGTCATGTATTCATGGCTTCATGACGGGAACATCAGCTGTGTTGCTAGGAATCCTGCTGGCTCAGTACAACAGACTACGCTACTACAAGTCAGAT ACTGCCCTGTTGTTAAGACTTATGCTGATCACCCAAAGAATGTGACCCTCGATGAAGGTGGTGATGCTACATTTTCCTGCAGAACCATTGGCAACCCAGTCACGGACTACGTAGAGTGGTACTTTAATGAGGTTAAGATACCTGACAGCCGTGGGAACTCCTTCACTCGTCGTAATGTAGGTGGACGTGACGCAGGCCTGTACTCATGCCGTGGCTTCAGCACCCTTTGCAATAGGGGAGGGCCTCTCTTTGGAGCACACTTGTTCATCAAGA CTGGCCCCAGGATAACATTCTACCCTAAAGTCACCCGTGCTAATGAAACTGGATCAGCCCTGCTCTACTGCCGTGTCACAGGAGTTCCCGAACCTGTGGTCACATGGTACAAGGAGGGGAATGCCACTCTGTTACATACCGGCAAGGAATTCTTGGTTGGTAACCTGACTTACCAAGATAGTGGAAATTACATTTGCCAAGCAGTTAATTCTGAAGCTACGGATAGAGCAACATTAGAATTGGTTGTCCAAG TTGTACCTGTCATTACCACCGACAAGCCCACAGACACAGATATCGCAGGAGAGGCGGGCAAGGTCTCGTCCATCCGCTGCTCAGCAAGATCAGAGCCACCAGCTGAGTACTGGTGGACGCGGGGTAGCGACAGGATCCCCCTCACGGGTAGCTCCCCCCGGGTCAGGTCCATTAACGACGAGGGCAACTCGCGCACCCTGATGATTGAGGTGGCGTCTTTTGGGGAGACGTACTACTGTCATGCTAGGAACATCATGGGCAGAGATATCCAGAAGTATGTCATCAGGGAAAAAG GGCCACCAGACGCACCCATAGACATCCGAGTGGTTGGTGTACAAGTCCCAAATATGAGGACGGTGGATGTTAACATCACATGGACCCCAGGCTACAGTGGTGGCTTCCCCCAGCAGTTCACCGTCCACCACAAGCGGGCTACTGCAGGGGAGTACATCAGCACTGTTCCCGACCCGGGGAACAGCTGGACAGTCAGCAACCTGCAGCCTTTTACAGCATACAACTTCATGGTGCAGTCGCAGAATGTGCGTGGTCTCAGCCCTAATTCTGCCGTACTCACCTACATCACGCCAC GGTCGACGTTACCACCCGCTCGAGGGACAT TCACAGTTGTCCGTAATCCTGACGATGCCACCCAAGTGTTCCTTTCGTGGACGGTTAACGAGAACGTCACTGCGACCTACATCCAGTACCGCGAGGAGGTCCCAGCGAACGCACGCAGACGCCGCGACCTGGACGCGTCTAACCGCGAAAACCTCGACTTTGTGCCAGACCCAGACGACTTTCTCTACGATGACCAGTTCAGCGATTTCGACCTCCTCAGCGATCTTCCCATCTCCCGCCAGCGGCGAGCGGATGATGCGCAGGTTAGCTATGGCCGCTGGGTCGACGTACAAGGGGCTCAGGGCTTGTCACCGAACGACACTGAGTTTACGGTGGTCAACCTGGACGCTTCTAAGGTCTACCAGTTCCGTGTCATCTTCCTGTACCCCGGTGAGACCATGGCAGATATCACAGATGAGATGTGGCTTGAGTCTCCGAAAA ttGTGCCATTACCGGTGCCAGGTAAGCGGTCAGGCGGGCTGTCCACGGATGAGCTGATCGCCATCATTGGCGGGTGCGGAGGGGTACTGCTCATCCTTCTCGTTATCTTGGGGCTCTGCTGCATCAAGAGGCGCAAGAAGCCTTATGGAG CTGGCTCTGTGGAAATGTCTCAGGCCAG CGGGTTGAACGCATACCCGAGCTATGCGGCGGGTGGCCCGGACATCGCCCGAGTCAATAACGATATCCATCGTAGCTACGCTGGTGAGGACGTAGAAGACGACCCATTCATCGAGGCGCACATCGCAACTCTGCAAGCTGTGGACggcaaaaagaagaaaaagccCGAACCCCCGGTGAATTACGGCTACGCTTCACAAG ACTCTTTCCGGCCACAAGAAATGCTTCTTAACCCTGGATCCCGTGCAGGTCTGCGAGGCATGAGCCGTAGCATGGGGCAGCTGGAGGGCTCACCCCGCTCCAGCTACTCTGCCGCCGGGCCCCAACGGGACGGCGCCACCACCCTCCCGGCCTACCACGAGCCGCCCTCCTTTGAGGAAGCCATCCGGCAGTCGGGGCGGAAATCCAAGAACAAGAACCGCTCAACGGGGGATTTGATGGACCCTCCTGGCAGACTAATGGATGACTCTGATGAGTCTAGTGATACGGACCGTTATTACCGTCCCCCGTCCAAGCTCAAGCTCCGCCCACCGAGCTCGGATGAAGACCCAGGGTACTCATCCGTGGATGTGCTCAGTAACGGGAATCGCCGCTCTGTCCCGGACGCTGCCAGGCTAGCAGATCAAGGACTCCTGGATCGGTCAGGGCCCTATGCTCGTCCCATGAAGCCGCCCAAAGGCAAACGTGGCCCTCCTTCATCCACGACGAGCGATTCTGTCAGGG ATTATCGACCTCCGCCCGCTGACCCGTTCGTTGATGAGCCAGCATGGCCGGGTGGCTATCACGATGAATACGACTCAT GGCCACCCCCACAGTACACTGCTGAAGACCGCGCGTCCATTCCTGGGATCGAGGATGACTATGAGCCGCGCGACTCTCGACGACGCCCGATCAGCGGTAACATGCTGGAGCTTGAGCCAGATTACCGTAACGACCGTCTCCCTGATCTCCCACCGCGCATGCCCGAGCTTCACGGTAGCAGAGGCCTTATGAAGGAACCAC CCTTACGTCAATATCCACGGTCAACTGGTGCGGCCAGGTTCCCAAGGATCTGA
- the LOC116621497 gene encoding hemicentin-1 isoform X3: MDLNAYRSILFLSICGLRFVDAALSWVSNPYNGNTVYAQEGTSYTFDWRFSSTSTRSFSQWQVTKPPNYVATNIATKTGENGPVQVASAYNGRVTFESGNQVGFRLDSLQAADNGRYMCNLHFADGGFLTDTANLVVVVRPQITSSTPSPVSLEEGQSKTLNCVASGNPTPTITWYHNNIQVQQTASVTTSNYEITNAGRDKKGTYRCEARVIAGSFDFVASGSIEVKVEYKPVVIELTANQSVAKSASFVEFFCKAEGEPAVSSYSWFKGQTTAVSPIANDNSKYFISDGSNGEKRLRVNTLLKDDAGWYTCAARNSRGLGLGSSTYLTVLYAPEVMDITFIPSVTVDEYDDVTLRCISDGGPIPFFTWRFKNENKVIQGSGDRGRDLVVSRAKKDDAGNYTCVATNSQGVNQHSELLYVKHAPTITTLSTGAFDNGVVLNQRATLTCSADGYPTPTYEIKKDATTVHGPGGNGVYVINSVNYVDEDAEWSCIPKNEKGQGPTKRIRITVQVGPAFVTSLPPNDGTKTENETSNYTCTADGKPAPDILWFVNGRNVTVDSPELGRVTAQGSVSPANVKLIRVESVLHVMYSWLHDGNISCVARNPAGSVQQTTLLQVRYCPVVKTYADHPKNVTLDEGGDATFSCRTIGNPVTDYVEWYFNEVKIPDSRGNSFTRRNVGGRDAGLYSCRGFSTLCNRGGPLFGAHLFIKTGPRITFYPKVTRANETGSALLYCRVTGVPEPVVTWYKEGNATLLHTGKEFLVGNLTYQDSGNYICQAVNSEATDRATLELVVQVVPVITTDKPTDTDIAGEAGKVSSIRCSARSEPPAEYWWTRGSDRIPLTGSSPRVRSINDEGNSRTLMIEVASFGETYYCHARNIMGRDIQKYVIREKGPPDAPIDIRVVGVQVPNMRTVDVNITWTPGYSGGFPQQFTVHHKRATAGEYISTVPDPGNSWTVSNLQPFTAYNFMVQSQNVRGLSPNSAVLTYITPRSTLPPARGTFTVVRNPDDATQVFLSWTVNENVTATYIQYREEVPANARRRRDLDASNRENLDFVPDPDDFLYDDQFSDFDLLSDLPISRQRRADDAQVSYGRWVDVQGAQGLSPNDTEFTVVNLDASKVYQFRVIFLYPGETMADITDEMWLESPKIVPLPVPGKRSGGLSTDELIAIIGGCGGVLLILLVILGLCCIKRRKKPYGAGSVEMSQASGLNAYPSYAAGGPDIARVNNDIHRSYAGEDVEDDPFIEAHIATLQAVDGKKKKKPEPPVNYGYASQDSFRPQEMLLNPGSRAGLRGMSRSMGQLEGSPRSSYSAAGPQRDGATTLPAYHEPPSFEEAIRQSGRKSKNKNRSTGDLMDPPGRLMDDSDESSDTDRYYRPPSKLKLRPPSSDEDPGYSSVDVLSNGNRRSVPDAARLADQGLLDRSGPYARPMKPPKGKRGPPSSTTSDSVRGPPPQYTAEDRASIPGIEDDYEPRDSRRRPISGNMLELEPDYRNDRLPDLPPRMPELHGSRGLMKEPLNDSPLPEPPSFLRDFVESDDEYVPPSSRSFTEPRTPTGRSRQPYVNIHGQLVRPGSQGSDLNRNEPEPEPEPRRASPGVPDDRNHEVGYVSSGFLV, encoded by the exons ATGGATTTGAACGCATATAGGTCTATTCTTTTCTTATCTATTTGTGGCTTGCGGTTCGTAG ATGCTGCTTTAAGCTGGGTCAGTAATCCATACAATGGTAATACAGTGTATGCGCAAGAAGGCACTAGTTACACCTTTGACTGGAGGTTTAGTAGCACTTCCACAAGAAGTTTcagtcaatggcaagttacAAAACCCCCTAATTATGTTGCTACAAATATTGCAACAAAGACTGGAGAAAATGGACCAGTGCAAGTAGCCTCAGCATACAATGGCCGTGTAACTTTTGAATCAGGAAACCAAGTTGGCTTTCGATTAGACTCCTTGCAAGCTGCTGATAATGGCCGATACATGTGTAATTTGCACTTTGCTGATGGAGGCTTCCTGACTGACACAGCAaatcttgttgttgttg TAAGGCCCCAGATCAcctcatcaacaccatcacctgTCTCCCTGGAGGAGGGACAAAGCAAAACGTTAAACTGTGTTGCCTCTGGAAATCCAACTCCAACCATAACATGGTACCATAATAATATACAAGTTCAACAGACAGCCTCAGTTACTACCTCCAACTATGAAATCACTAATGCTGGCCGTGACAAGAAAGGAACCTATCGATGTGAAGCTAGAGTTATTGCAGGAAGCTTTGATTTTGTGGCTTCTGGCAGTATTGAAGTTAAAGTTGAAT ACAAACCAGTTGTTATAGAACTCACAGCAAACCAATCTGTGGCCAAGAGCGCTTCGTTTGTGGAGTTTTTCTGCAAGGCTGAGGGTGAACCGGCAGTATCAAGCTACTCCTGGTTTAAAGGTCAAACCACTGCAGTGTCGCCAATAGCCAATGACAATAGCAAGTATTTTATATCTGATGGCAGCAATGGTGAGAAGCGACTGCGGGTTAACACCCTACTGAAAGACGATGCTGGCTGGTACACCTGTGCTGCACGTAATTCAAGAGGGCTTGGACTTGGGAGCTCCACCTATCTTACTGTGCTTT ATGCACCAGAAGTGATGGACATTACTTTCATTCCAAGTGTGACGGTAGATGAGTATGATGATGTGACCCTGAGATGCATATCAGATGGTGGACCAATACCCTTTTTCACCTGGAGAttcaaaaatgaaaacaag GTAATTCAAGGATCAGGGGACAGAGGAAGGGACTTGGTGGTGAGCCGGGCAAAGAAGGACGATGCTGGCAACTACACATGTGTTGCAACTAACTCGCAGGGCGTCAACCAGCACTCAGAGCTGCTCTATGTTAAAC atGCTCCGACCATCACCACTCTATCCACTGGTGCGTTTGACAATGGTGTCGTGCTGAATCAGAGGGCTACGCTCACCTGTAGCGCAGATGGGTACCCCACTCCTACCTATGAGATCAAGAAGGATGCCACCACTGTTCATGGGCCAGGTGGAAATGGCGTCTATGTCATCAACTCTGTGAATTATGTAGATGAAGATGCTGAATGGTCATGCATCCCCAAGAATGAGAAAGGGCAGGGACCTACCAAAAGGATACGGATCACTGTCCAAG TGGGTCCTGCATTTGTTACAAGTCTTCCTCCAAATGATGGCACCAAAACAGAGAACGAAACAAGTAACTACACATGTACCGCGGATGGCAAACCAGCACCAGACATACTCTGGTTTGTCAATGGCCGCAATGTCACAGTTGACTCCCCAGAGCTTGGCAGAGTGACTGCACAGGGATCTGTGAGCCCTGCTAATGTCAAGCTGATTCGTGTAGAGAGTGTGCTGCATGTCATGTATTCATGGCTTCATGACGGGAACATCAGCTGTGTTGCTAGGAATCCTGCTGGCTCAGTACAACAGACTACGCTACTACAAGTCAGAT ACTGCCCTGTTGTTAAGACTTATGCTGATCACCCAAAGAATGTGACCCTCGATGAAGGTGGTGATGCTACATTTTCCTGCAGAACCATTGGCAACCCAGTCACGGACTACGTAGAGTGGTACTTTAATGAGGTTAAGATACCTGACAGCCGTGGGAACTCCTTCACTCGTCGTAATGTAGGTGGACGTGACGCAGGCCTGTACTCATGCCGTGGCTTCAGCACCCTTTGCAATAGGGGAGGGCCTCTCTTTGGAGCACACTTGTTCATCAAGA CTGGCCCCAGGATAACATTCTACCCTAAAGTCACCCGTGCTAATGAAACTGGATCAGCCCTGCTCTACTGCCGTGTCACAGGAGTTCCCGAACCTGTGGTCACATGGTACAAGGAGGGGAATGCCACTCTGTTACATACCGGCAAGGAATTCTTGGTTGGTAACCTGACTTACCAAGATAGTGGAAATTACATTTGCCAAGCAGTTAATTCTGAAGCTACGGATAGAGCAACATTAGAATTGGTTGTCCAAG TTGTACCTGTCATTACCACCGACAAGCCCACAGACACAGATATCGCAGGAGAGGCGGGCAAGGTCTCGTCCATCCGCTGCTCAGCAAGATCAGAGCCACCAGCTGAGTACTGGTGGACGCGGGGTAGCGACAGGATCCCCCTCACGGGTAGCTCCCCCCGGGTCAGGTCCATTAACGACGAGGGCAACTCGCGCACCCTGATGATTGAGGTGGCGTCTTTTGGGGAGACGTACTACTGTCATGCTAGGAACATCATGGGCAGAGATATCCAGAAGTATGTCATCAGGGAAAAAG GGCCACCAGACGCACCCATAGACATCCGAGTGGTTGGTGTACAAGTCCCAAATATGAGGACGGTGGATGTTAACATCACATGGACCCCAGGCTACAGTGGTGGCTTCCCCCAGCAGTTCACCGTCCACCACAAGCGGGCTACTGCAGGGGAGTACATCAGCACTGTTCCCGACCCGGGGAACAGCTGGACAGTCAGCAACCTGCAGCCTTTTACAGCATACAACTTCATGGTGCAGTCGCAGAATGTGCGTGGTCTCAGCCCTAATTCTGCCGTACTCACCTACATCACGCCAC GGTCGACGTTACCACCCGCTCGAGGGACAT TCACAGTTGTCCGTAATCCTGACGATGCCACCCAAGTGTTCCTTTCGTGGACGGTTAACGAGAACGTCACTGCGACCTACATCCAGTACCGCGAGGAGGTCCCAGCGAACGCACGCAGACGCCGCGACCTGGACGCGTCTAACCGCGAAAACCTCGACTTTGTGCCAGACCCAGACGACTTTCTCTACGATGACCAGTTCAGCGATTTCGACCTCCTCAGCGATCTTCCCATCTCCCGCCAGCGGCGAGCGGATGATGCGCAGGTTAGCTATGGCCGCTGGGTCGACGTACAAGGGGCTCAGGGCTTGTCACCGAACGACACTGAGTTTACGGTGGTCAACCTGGACGCTTCTAAGGTCTACCAGTTCCGTGTCATCTTCCTGTACCCCGGTGAGACCATGGCAGATATCACAGATGAGATGTGGCTTGAGTCTCCGAAAA ttGTGCCATTACCGGTGCCAGGTAAGCGGTCAGGCGGGCTGTCCACGGATGAGCTGATCGCCATCATTGGCGGGTGCGGAGGGGTACTGCTCATCCTTCTCGTTATCTTGGGGCTCTGCTGCATCAAGAGGCGCAAGAAGCCTTATGGAG CTGGCTCTGTGGAAATGTCTCAGGCCAG CGGGTTGAACGCATACCCGAGCTATGCGGCGGGTGGCCCGGACATCGCCCGAGTCAATAACGATATCCATCGTAGCTACGCTGGTGAGGACGTAGAAGACGACCCATTCATCGAGGCGCACATCGCAACTCTGCAAGCTGTGGACggcaaaaagaagaaaaagccCGAACCCCCGGTGAATTACGGCTACGCTTCACAAG ACTCTTTCCGGCCACAAGAAATGCTTCTTAACCCTGGATCCCGTGCAGGTCTGCGAGGCATGAGCCGTAGCATGGGGCAGCTGGAGGGCTCACCCCGCTCCAGCTACTCTGCCGCCGGGCCCCAACGGGACGGCGCCACCACCCTCCCGGCCTACCACGAGCCGCCCTCCTTTGAGGAAGCCATCCGGCAGTCGGGGCGGAAATCCAAGAACAAGAACCGCTCAACGGGGGATTTGATGGACCCTCCTGGCAGACTAATGGATGACTCTGATGAGTCTAGTGATACGGACCGTTATTACCGTCCCCCGTCCAAGCTCAAGCTCCGCCCACCGAGCTCGGATGAAGACCCAGGGTACTCATCCGTGGATGTGCTCAGTAACGGGAATCGCCGCTCTGTCCCGGACGCTGCCAGGCTAGCAGATCAAGGACTCCTGGATCGGTCAGGGCCCTATGCTCGTCCCATGAAGCCGCCCAAAGGCAAACGTGGCCCTCCTTCATCCACGACGAGCGATTCTGTCAGGG GGCCACCCCCACAGTACACTGCTGAAGACCGCGCGTCCATTCCTGGGATCGAGGATGACTATGAGCCGCGCGACTCTCGACGACGCCCGATCAGCGGTAACATGCTGGAGCTTGAGCCAGATTACCGTAACGACCGTCTCCCTGATCTCCCACCGCGCATGCCCGAGCTTCACGGTAGCAGAGGCCTTATGAAGGAACCAC TTAACGACAGCCCGCTGCCAGAACCGCCCTCGTTTTTACGAGACTTCGTAGAATCCGACGATGAATATGTCCCACCGTCGTCTCGATCTTTCACCGAACCGCGTACTCCGACCGGTCGCAGTAGACAG CCTTACGTCAATATCCACGGTCAACTGGTGCGGCCAGGTTCCCAAGGATCTGACCTCAACCGCAACGAGCCCGAACCCGAGCCGGAACCTCGCCGAGCGAGTCCCGGAGTTCCAGACGATAGAAATCACGAAGTCGGCTATGTCAGTAGCGGGTTCTTAGTGTGA